One region of Phragmites australis chromosome 18, lpPhrAust1.1, whole genome shotgun sequence genomic DNA includes:
- the LOC133899068 gene encoding transcription factor GTE7-like encodes MPVTWRTQASPPSTPRCPRSREARVTAVRSRVVRAPTAQILPVASPGTPALLLKAPHSPPLLLVPNPHRNRAYTRKPDKPARPRPAKRCPPRAGDREVAAPPPPAMTSAVLAGQNEVHHTHPHHRHWGGARVPLMPKPSNTNPRRHRPGPNPNPGPPPPQRPVPAAVAEPSPSSGYVKIRSSELTLFEAQQLRARLTGELGRVRALLSRIDVWQDQRRLRPEPEPEHASPPPALRAAMMKRCAQILTRLRKQKISIWFNSPVDVEGLKLHDYRAIIRNPMDLGTVKENLAAERYPSHEAFAADVRLTFNNALRYNPADHQVHKFADNLVGTFERLYKEAISWFELERQRLEPPMPLALPPQPPVPVPVQALPRMGVGKRPKPKAREPNKREMDEEEKQKLRVEIENLPEEKMMNVLQIVQKRNSDPALMGEAVELDFDELDVETLWELDRFVVNWRKALKKSKRNVLMNGDAAVMNGDSIDVTIVPDEDDLVQVHVNPPVVVEIGDSETDMPQKRASEAQMGEEYVDIGDEMPTVNYQSVEIERDAQVASSSSGSGSGSSSSSDSDSRSSADSDSDADDARSPN; translated from the exons ATGCCCGTCACGTGGCGCACTCAGGCATCCCCGCCCTCCACGCCCCGCTGCCCGCGGTCACGGGAAGCGCGAGTCACTGCCGTCCGATCACGTGTTGTCCGCGCACCAACGGCCCAGATCCTGCCCGTGGCGTCCCCGGGCACCCCCGCGCTGCTATTAAAGGCACCCCATTCCCCTCcgctcctcctcgtccccaACCCACATCGCAACAGGGCCTACACCCGCAAACCCGATAAGCCCGCAAGGCCCAGGCCCGCTAAGCGATGCCCTCCGCGCGCCGGAGATCGTGAGGTCgcggccccgccgccgccggcgatgaCCTCCGCCGTGCTCGCCGGCCAGAATGAGGTCCACCACACGCACCCGCACCACCGCCACTGGGGTGGCGCCCGCGTCCCCCTCATGCCCAAACCATCCAACACCAACCCTAGGCGCCACCGGCCGGGCCCAAACCCTAACCCCGgccccccgccgccgcagcggcctgtaccggcggcggtggcggagccCTCGCCGTCGTCGGGGTACGTGAAGATCAGGTCGTCAGAATTGACCCTCTTCGAGGCCCAGCAGCTCCGTGCGCGGCTCACCGGCGAGCTGGGCCGCGTACGCGCCCTCCTCTCCCGCATTGACGTCTGGCAGGACCAGCGGCGGCTGCGGCCTGAACCCGAGCCGGAGCACGCGTCTCCGCCTCCGGCGCTGCGGGCGGCGATGATGAAGAGGTGCGCGCAGATCCTGACGCGGCTCCGCAAGCAGAAGATCAGCATCTGGTTCAACTCGCCGGTGGACGTCGAGGGTCTGAAGCTGCACGACTACCGCGCCATCATCCGGAACCCCATGGATCTCGGCACCGTCAAGGAGAACCTTGCCGCCGAAAGGTACCCCTCGCACGAGGCATTCGCCGCCGACGTCCGGCTCACCTTCAACAACGCGCTGCGATACAACCCAGCCGACCACCAGGTGCACAAGTTCGCCGACAACCTCGTTGGTACGTTCGAGAGGCTGTACAAGGAGGCCATTTCCTGGTTTGAGCTGGAGCGCCAGCGCCTCGAGCCACCAATGCCGTTGGCTTTGCCGCCGCAGCCGCCTGTGCCTGTGCCGGTACAGGCGCTGCCAAGGATGGGGGTTGGGAAGAGGCCGAAGCCCAAGGCGAGGGAGCCAAACAAGAGGGAGatggatgaggaggagaagcagAAGTTAAGGGTGGAGATTGAGAACTTGCCAGAGGAGAAGATGATGAATGTGCTGCAGATTGTGCAAAAGAGAAATAGTGATCCAGCGCTGATGGGGGAGGCTGTTGAGCTTGATTTTGATGAGCTGGATGTCGAGACTCTGTGGGAGCTTGATAGATTTGTGGTCAATTGGAGGAAGGCGCTCAAAAAGAGCAAGCGGAATGTTTTGATGAATGGCGACGCGGCTGTGATGAATGGAGACTCCATTGATGTGACAATTGTTCCAGATGAGGATGACCTTGTTCAGGTGCATGTCAATCCGCCTGTGGTGGTTGAAATTGGAGACTCG GAGACTGATATGCCGCAGAAGAGGGCATCAGAGGCTCAGATGGGTGAAGAGTATGTGGATATTGGTGATGAGATGCCGACGGTGAATTACCAGTCGGTAGAGATTGAGAGGGATGCCCAGGTGGCTAGCAGCTCAAGCGGGTCTGGGAGTGGCTCTTCTTCATCCAGTG ATTCTGACTCGAGGAGCTCTGCGGACTCCGATTCCGATGCGGATGATGCTCGCTCCCCGAATTAG
- the LOC133899067 gene encoding nucleolin 1-like: MGKSSKKAAAAAPAPAAVPKGKGAKKREAEDEIEKAVSAKKQKAAPPAKAVPPPKKDGKKAKQQPPPKKVESSSSSEEDSSESEEEVKVQSKKASKPVKQESSDDSSDETSESDEEPAKKPAAKLPAPTVNNGSKKGKQESSSSESSSEDDSDDDDKPAAPLKKPSVTGAQKKKEEADSSDSDSDDDSDEEVAPKSKAPVAATKIEDSSESSESESDSEDEDETAKAAQPAKRTAAAAASKKKDESSDTSDSDESDEEPPQKKQKDTAPSAAVKAAAAKKESSSDDEDDSSDDEPKASQPKKAPKASASSGSESSEEESDEDSDEEDEEPAKTPKKEAPARTSEKQTATKEPKTPVSTQSQVTGSKTLFIGNISFNADFEQVKEFFQEAGEVIDVRLASHDDGTPKGFGHVEFASVEAAKKALEMNGKELLGRPVRLDIAHERGAYTPRSGNDTGSFQKPRDSSHSVFIKGFDKYLGEDKIRSSLEQHFAECGEITRVSIPMDFDSGESKGIAYIDFKDQDSLSKALELSGSDLGGWNLYVDEAKPRGDSRSGGGRSGGRFGDRSGGRHSGGRSGRFGGRDGGGRSGRFGGRDGGGRFGGGRSGGRGGWGFSNRQSAGTASAGKKTTFGDD; encoded by the exons atgggcaagtcaagcaagaaggcagcggccgcggcgccggcgccggctgcgGTGCCCAAGGGGAAGGGCGCGAAGAAGCGGGAGGCGGAGGACGAGATCGAGAAAGCAGTGAGCGCCAAGAAGCAGaaggcggcgccgccggcgaAGGCCGTGCCGCCGCCGAAGAAGGACGGCAAGAAGGCGAAGCAGCAGCCTCCGCCCAAAAAGGtcgagagcagcagcagctctgaGGAGGACTCGTCCGAGTCCGAGGAGGAG GTTAAGGTACAATCCAAGAAGGCTTCCAAGCCTGTTAAACAAGAGTCTAGTGATGACAGCAGCGATGAGACCTCTGAATCTGATGAG GAACCTGCAAAGAAGCCTGCTGCTAAACTGCCGGCTCCGACTGTCAATAATGGTTCGAAGAAAGGCAAGCAAGAGAGCAGCAGCTCTGAGAGCAGTTCTGAGGATGATTCGGACGATGATGAT AAACCTGCTGCTCCCTTAAAGAAACCATCTGTGACTGGtgcacaaaagaaaaaggaggaagCCGACAGCTCTGATAGTGATTCAGATGATGACTCGGATGAG GAAGTGGCTCCCAAGTCTAAGGCCCCTGTTGCGGCTACCAAAATTGAAGATTCCAGTGAAAGTTCTGAGTCTGAGAGTGATTCTGAGGATGAG GATGAAACTGCAAAAGCAGCTCAGCCTGCCAAGAGaactgctgctgccgctgcttcTAAAAAGAAAGATGAATCCAGTGATACCTCAGACAGTGATGAGAGTGATGAAGAGCCTCCCCAAAAGAAGCAGAAG GACACAGCACCTTCCGCAGCTGTGAAAGCTGCCGCTGCAAAAAAGGAAAGCAgcagtgatgatgaggatgacagTTCTGATGACGAGCCTAAAGCAAGTCAGCCAAAGAAG GCACCAAAAGCATCGGCGAGCAGTGGCTCTGAATCTTCTGAAGAAGAGAGTGATGAAGACAGTgacgaggaggatgaagagCCTGCTAAAACACCAAAGAAG GAAGCTCCTGCGCGCACCTCTGAAAAGCAAACTGCCACCAAAGAA CCTAAAACGCCTGTGAGCACCCAAAGTCAAGTAACAGGGTCAAAGACCCTTTTTATTGGAAACATTTCATTCAATGCTGATTTCGAGCAAGT GAAAGAATTTTTTCAGGAGGCTGGTGAGGTTATTGATGTTCGTTTGGCTTCCCATGATGATGGCACTCCTAAAGGGTTTGGTcatgttgaatttgcttcaGTTGAAGCTGCCAAGAAG GCACTTGAGATGAATGGTAAAGAGCTGCTGGGCCGTCCAGTGAGACTTGACATAGCTCATGAAAGAGGTGCATACACTCCTCGCAGTGG GAACGACACTGGATCTTTCCAGAAGCCTAGGGACTCCAGCCACTCTGTATTTATCAAGGGTTTTGATAAATATCTTGGAGAGGACAag ATCCGAAGCTCTCTTGAACAACATTTTGCTGAATGTGGCGAGATAACAAGGGTCTCAATTCCGATGGATTTTGATAGTGGTGAAAGCAAAGG AATAGCATACATAGATTTTAAGGACCAGGACTCTTTGTCAAAAGCACTTGAACTCAGTGGTTCTGACCTTGGCGGCTGGAACTTGTATGTTGATGAGGCAAAGCCTAGAGGGGATAGCCGCAGTGGTGGTGGTAGATCTGGTGGCAGATTTGGTGATCGGTCTGGTGGCAGACACAGTGGTGGCCGATCTGGTCGATTCGGTGGCAGGGATGGCGGTGGCCGATCTGGTCGATTCGGTGGCAGGGATGGTGGTGGCAGATTCGGTGGTGGACGAAGCGGTGGTAGGGGTGGTTGGGGATTTTCTAACAGGCAGAGTGCTGGCACAGCTAGTGCAG GAAAGAAGACAACATTTGGCGATGACTGA